In one Lolium rigidum isolate FL_2022 chromosome 3, APGP_CSIRO_Lrig_0.1, whole genome shotgun sequence genomic region, the following are encoded:
- the LOC124695661 gene encoding inorganic phosphate transporter 1-2-like: protein MAGEQLNVLKALDQAKTQWYHFTAVVIAGMGFFTDAYDLFCISLVTRLLGRIYYTEAGSNEPGHLPANVSAAVNGVALCGTLAGQLFFGWLGDKLGRKSVYGFTLILMVLCSIASGLSFGHEAKGVIGTLCFFRFWLGFGVGGDYPLSATIMSEYANKKTRGTFIAAVFAMQGFGILFGTIVTIVVSSAFRNAFPAPPFYIDAASSIGPEADYVWRIIVMFGTIPAALTYYWRMKMPETARYTALITRNTKQATADMSRVLNKDITEEEEKVQLQVASGDTWGLFSRQFMSRHGIHLLATTSTWFLLDVAFYSQNLFQKDIFTKVGWIPPARTMSALEELYRIARAQALIALCGTVPGYWFTVAFIDIIGRFWIQLMGFAMMTIFMLAIAVPYDYLVKPGHHTGFVVLYGLTFFFANFGPNSTTFIVPAEIFPARLRSTCHGVSAAAGKAGAIIGAFGFLYASQDQKKPDKGYSAGIGMRNALFVLAGTNFLGLLFSLLVPESKGRSLEEISKENVGDNGTEA, encoded by the coding sequence ATGGCGGGTGAACAGCTCAACGTGTTGAAAGCGCTTGACCAGGCGAAAACGCAATGGTACCATTTCACGGCCGTGGTGATCGCCGGCATGGGCTTCTTCACCGACGCCTATGACCTCTTCTGCATCTCGCTGGTCACTAGGCTGCTGGGGCGCATCTACTACACCGAAGCTGGCAGCAACGAGCCGGGTCATCTCCCGGCAAACGTGTCGGCCGCCGTGAACGGCGTGGCCCTCTGCGGCACGCTCGCCGGCCAGCTCTTCTTCGGCTGGCTCGGTGACAAGCTCGGTCGCAAGAGCGTCTATGGTTTCACGCTCATCCTCATGGTCCTCTGCTCCATCGCGTCAGGGCTCTCGTTCGGCCACGAGGCCAAAGGCGTCATAGGGACGCTCTGTTTTTTTCGCTTCTGGCTTGGCTTTGGCGTCGGCGGCGACTACCCCTTATCGGCGACTATCATGTCTGAGTACGCCAACAAGAAGACACGTGGAACCTTCATCGCTGCCGTCTTTGCCATGCAGGGCTTCGGCATCCTGTTCGGTACCATCGTCACCATCGTCGTCTCATCCGCGTTCCGGAACGCATTCCCAGCGCCACCATTCTACATCGACGCAGCGTCATCCATTGGGCCGGAGGCCGATTACGTTTGGCGCATCATCGTCATGTTCGGCACCATCCCTGCCGCGCTGACCTACTACTGGCGCATGAAGATGCCAGAGACCGCACGGTACACGGCGCTCATCACCCGCAACACGAAGCAGGCCACCGCAGATATGTCCAGGGTGCTCAACAAGGacatcaccgaggaggaggagaaggtccaGCTTCAGGTGGCCTCCGGGGACACCTGGGGCCTCTTCTCGCGGCAGTTCATGAGCCGCCATGGAATACACCTGCTAGCCACCACTAGCACCTGGTTCCTACTGGATGTCGCCTTCTACAGCCAGAACCTGTTTCAGAAGGACATCTTCACCAAGGTCGGTTGGATCCCACCGGCAAGGACAATGAGCGCCCTGGAGGAGCTATACCGCATCGCCCGTGCACAGGCGCTCATCGCTCTTTGCGGCACCGTACCGGGCTACTGGTTCACCGTCGCCTTCATCGACATCATTGGCAGGTTCTGGATCCAGCTCATGGGTTTTGCCATGATGACCATCTTCATGCTCGCCATCGCCGTGCCGTACGACTACCTCGTGAAGCCGGGGCACCACACTGGTTTCGTCGTTCTGTACGGCCTCACCTTCTTCTTCGCCAACTTCGGGCCCAACAGCACAACCTTCATCGTGCCCGCCGAGATCTTTCCGGCGAGGCTCCGCTCCACGTGCCATGGTGTCTCTGCCGCTGCCGGTAAGGCCGGGGCGATCATCGGTGCATTCGGCTTCCTGTACGCATCACAGGACCAGAAGAAGCCCGACAAAGGGTACTCTGCGGGTATCGGCATGCGCAACGCACTCTTCGTGCTCGCCGGCACCAACTTCCTGGGCTTGCTCTTCTCGCTGTTGGTGCCAGAGTCCAAGGGCAGGTCACTTGAGGAGATCTCCAAGGAAAACGTCGGCGACAATGGAACCGAAGCTTAG